In Egicoccus sp. AB-alg2, a single genomic region encodes these proteins:
- a CDS encoding TetR/AcrR family transcriptional regulator has product MARYRVGLETRERILDATRRLVSELGVEGVTLKAITDEATVGAGSFYNLFDSKEAAIFEVVHEAIEAVDPDPAGAGTDTLDELVDAFVAFITDAGPIARIYLQLALGRGLTDEAIGARTLRSHRRRVERFADAWQREDPSLSEAQARALAETLLAGLTGLGITSLLDPDFDMRAHARRLLEQVDH; this is encoded by the coding sequence GTGGCGCGCTACCGGGTGGGCCTGGAGACGCGCGAGCGGATCCTGGACGCCACGCGGCGCCTGGTCTCGGAGCTGGGTGTCGAGGGGGTCACCCTCAAGGCCATCACCGACGAGGCCACGGTCGGCGCCGGCAGCTTCTACAACCTGTTCGACTCCAAGGAAGCCGCCATCTTCGAGGTGGTGCACGAGGCCATCGAAGCGGTCGACCCGGACCCGGCCGGCGCGGGCACCGACACGCTCGACGAGTTGGTGGACGCCTTCGTGGCCTTCATCACCGACGCGGGGCCGATCGCCCGCATCTATCTGCAGTTGGCCCTCGGACGTGGGCTGACCGACGAGGCCATCGGGGCGCGGACCCTGCGCAGCCACCGCCGCCGCGTCGAGCGCTTCGCCGACGCCTGGCAGCGCGAGGATCCCTCGCTGTCCGAGGCCCAGGCCCGCGCGCTCGCGGAGACCCTGCTCGCCGGGCTGACGGGCCTCGGCATCACGTCGCTGCTCGACCCCGACTTCGACATGCGCGCCCATGCCCGACGACTGCTCGAGCAGGTCGACCACTGA
- a CDS encoding acyl-CoA dehydrogenase has translation MSHYKSNLRDIEFNLYEVLGAEDYFGTGPFAAVDADQARMLLGELERFTRESIWADSFVPADRTPLELSPEGDITIPEELDQALRAFYEAGWHLLPLPTHLGGFGAPPTIRWAASELLAGGHATAMLWPIGALMGAIVDQVGTEGQKARFARPMIERCWGGTMVLTEPDAGSDVGAGTTRAVKVEDSGPDDLGAVYHLEGIKRFITSADAQTHENTVHLVLARPEGAGPGTKGLSLFIVPKRHVDADGNLGERNGVRVSNIEKKMGIKGSATCELSLGQDGTPCVGYLAGDVHDGIRQMFLVIEYARMMVGTKAMATLSTGYLNALAYAKLRQQGADLTLMTDKSAPKVEIIKHPDVRRMLIEQKAHAEGMRALVMYAGWVQDQAQLHADDAEEHARWIAREDLLLPLVKGYCSEKAYELLALSLQTFGGSGFTQDYPIEQYIRDAKIDTLYEGTTAIQALDLLFRKIVRDQGSTLTWLADQVRELVKGGRDDDPFATEREQLGKALDDAQQHLGVLVQHAMASMDESKRTEIYKTGLNTTEFLYSLAEVVIGWLLLRQAEVAQDKLDAGVAGAHGGPAADGDTDFYTGKVASARWFLRTVPPKIAVRRQKAHDEDGWLMELPETAF, from the coding sequence GTGAGCCATTACAAGAGCAACCTGCGCGACATCGAGTTCAACCTCTACGAGGTGCTCGGCGCGGAGGACTACTTCGGCACCGGCCCGTTCGCGGCCGTGGACGCCGACCAGGCCCGCATGCTGCTCGGTGAGCTCGAGCGCTTCACCCGCGAGTCGATCTGGGCCGATTCCTTCGTCCCCGCCGACCGTACGCCGCTCGAGCTGTCGCCCGAGGGCGACATCACGATCCCCGAGGAGCTCGACCAGGCGCTGCGGGCCTTCTACGAGGCCGGCTGGCACCTGCTGCCGCTGCCGACCCACCTCGGCGGCTTCGGCGCTCCCCCGACGATCCGGTGGGCGGCCTCGGAGCTGCTCGCCGGTGGACACGCCACGGCGATGCTGTGGCCGATCGGGGCACTGATGGGCGCGATCGTCGACCAGGTCGGCACGGAGGGCCAGAAGGCCCGTTTCGCCCGGCCCATGATCGAACGCTGCTGGGGCGGCACCATGGTCCTCACCGAGCCCGACGCCGGCTCGGACGTCGGCGCCGGCACCACCCGGGCGGTCAAGGTGGAGGACAGCGGCCCCGACGACCTCGGTGCCGTCTACCACCTCGAGGGCATCAAGCGCTTCATCACGTCGGCCGACGCGCAGACCCACGAGAACACCGTCCACCTGGTGCTGGCCCGTCCCGAGGGCGCCGGCCCCGGCACCAAGGGCCTGTCGCTGTTCATCGTGCCCAAGCGGCACGTGGACGCCGACGGCAATCTCGGTGAGCGCAACGGTGTCCGGGTGTCCAACATCGAGAAGAAGATGGGCATCAAGGGCTCGGCGACCTGCGAGCTGTCGCTGGGCCAGGACGGGACCCCGTGCGTGGGCTACCTGGCCGGCGACGTCCACGACGGCATCCGCCAGATGTTCCTCGTCATCGAGTACGCCCGCATGATGGTGGGCACCAAGGCGATGGCGACGCTGTCGACCGGCTACCTCAACGCGCTGGCGTACGCCAAGCTCCGCCAGCAAGGTGCCGATCTGACGCTGATGACGGACAAGTCGGCGCCGAAGGTGGAGATCATCAAGCACCCGGACGTGCGCCGCATGCTGATCGAGCAGAAGGCCCACGCCGAGGGCATGCGCGCCCTGGTCATGTACGCGGGCTGGGTCCAGGACCAGGCCCAGCTGCACGCCGACGACGCCGAGGAGCACGCCCGCTGGATCGCCCGCGAGGACCTGCTGCTGCCGCTGGTCAAGGGCTACTGCTCGGAGAAGGCCTACGAGCTGTTGGCGCTGTCGCTGCAGACCTTCGGCGGGTCCGGCTTCACGCAGGACTACCCAATCGAGCAGTACATCCGCGACGCCAAGATCGACACCCTCTACGAGGGCACGACGGCGATCCAGGCGCTGGATCTGCTGTTCCGCAAGATCGTCCGCGACCAGGGGTCGACGCTGACGTGGCTGGCCGACCAGGTCCGCGAACTGGTCAAGGGCGGCCGTGACGACGACCCGTTCGCGACCGAGCGCGAGCAGCTCGGCAAGGCGCTCGACGACGCACAACAGCACCTCGGAGTGCTTGTGCAGCACGCAATGGCGTCGATGGATGAGAGCAAGCGCACGGAGATCTACAAGACCGGCTTGAACACCACCGAGTTCCTGTACTCCCTCGCCGAGGTCGTCATCGGCTGGTTGCTGCTGCGCCAGGCCGAGGTGGCACAGGACAAGCTCGACGCCGGGGTGGCGGGCGCCCACGGAGGGCCCGCCGCCGACGGCGACACCGACTTCTACACCGGCAAGGTCGCCTCGGCCCGCTGGTTCCTGCGCACCGTGCCGCCGAAGATCGCGGTGCGCCGGCAGAAGGCCCACGACGAGGACGGCTGGCTGATGGAGCTGCCCGAGACCGCATTCTGA
- a CDS encoding transglycosylase domain-containing protein: MATRSTPSRKTTAARGATPRGRRPAPRQKKPWFKRWWVILLVLPALLLGALALLVFYLVFSRVPLPEDIAANASVVYDRNGEEVGGFAGPDQASREDVGIGDLPEHVGQAVLGVEDRDFYEHHGVSATGVARALFTNVRAGSVQQGGSTVTQQYIKNAAVGADQTYTRKVQEAALAIKLEQAYEKDEILEFYLNTIYWGRGAWGIQAAARSYFDVPASELTLNQSATLAGVIASPENFDPLENPERADARRRVSLAGMLEKGWIDQATHDEVAAAGLPDVLERRSQDLGPNAYFLDGVRRELANITEFEGGELFRGYRVHTELDPRLQELAQTTLTDAVADGPTDTGAIVTLDPATGGVLALVGGPDFAQQQRNDAYRSARQVGSTFKAFTLQAFVEAGNDPESRFPAPAELDISEPDDDEPVLIRNFGGNGYGEQTVLEATASSTNTVYYQMQEEAGRERVIDAARRAGLPVAREVSEEGELVRRDTMSPVRSLTLGVHSFTPLEMAGAFGTYAAEGTHVRPHLVTRVETAEGTVVYEAPTNGQPDVDVEVARAVTQGLRGVVERGSGQAAQIGRPAAGKTGTTQNSQDAWFVGYVPQLATSVWLGNADNSPIEGDATGGGLAAPVWGQYMAQAVEGLEVLDFTPPDLDLEVLNEEVPECPSGYAFADPPSGDADPMPDVISDITNADGQPCVEQNPEPEPEPECPPGYVFADPPSGDADPMPDVISDITNANGQPCVEQNPEPEPEPEPTETEEPEPEPTEEPEPEPTETEEPEPEPQPTEELPVPGPTEPEETEDADADA; this comes from the coding sequence GTGGCCACTCGTTCCACGCCGTCGCGCAAGACCACGGCCGCGCGGGGCGCGACCCCGCGTGGTCGGCGCCCCGCGCCGCGCCAGAAGAAGCCGTGGTTCAAGCGCTGGTGGGTGATCCTGCTGGTGCTGCCCGCGCTCCTGCTGGGCGCGCTGGCGCTGCTCGTCTTCTACCTCGTCTTCTCGCGCGTGCCGCTGCCCGAGGACATCGCCGCCAACGCCTCGGTGGTCTACGACCGCAACGGCGAGGAGGTGGGTGGTTTCGCCGGACCCGACCAGGCCTCGCGCGAGGACGTCGGGATCGGGGACCTGCCCGAACACGTCGGGCAGGCCGTCCTGGGCGTCGAGGACCGCGACTTCTACGAGCACCACGGCGTGTCGGCCACCGGCGTGGCCCGCGCCCTGTTCACGAACGTCCGCGCCGGATCGGTCCAACAGGGCGGCTCGACGGTCACGCAGCAGTACATCAAGAACGCCGCCGTCGGGGCCGACCAGACCTACACCCGCAAGGTGCAGGAGGCCGCGCTCGCGATCAAGCTCGAGCAGGCGTACGAGAAGGACGAGATCCTCGAGTTCTACCTCAACACCATCTACTGGGGGCGGGGTGCCTGGGGGATCCAGGCCGCGGCGCGCAGCTACTTCGACGTGCCCGCCAGCGAGTTGACGCTGAACCAGTCGGCGACGCTGGCCGGGGTCATCGCGTCGCCGGAGAACTTCGACCCGCTGGAGAACCCCGAACGTGCCGACGCCCGCCGGCGGGTGTCGCTGGCCGGCATGCTCGAGAAGGGCTGGATCGACCAGGCGACCCACGACGAGGTCGCGGCCGCAGGCCTGCCGGACGTCCTCGAGCGCCGCAGCCAGGACCTCGGGCCCAACGCCTACTTCCTCGACGGTGTCCGCCGCGAGCTGGCCAACATCACGGAGTTCGAGGGCGGCGAGCTGTTCCGTGGCTATCGGGTCCATACGGAGCTCGACCCGCGCTTGCAGGAGCTGGCCCAGACGACGCTCACCGACGCGGTCGCGGACGGCCCGACCGACACCGGCGCGATCGTGACCCTCGACCCGGCCACCGGCGGCGTGCTGGCGCTGGTCGGCGGCCCGGACTTCGCCCAGCAGCAGCGCAACGACGCCTACCGGTCGGCCCGCCAGGTCGGCTCGACGTTCAAGGCCTTCACGCTGCAGGCGTTCGTCGAGGCCGGCAACGACCCCGAGTCACGCTTCCCGGCGCCCGCCGAGCTGGACATCTCCGAGCCGGACGACGACGAGCCGGTGCTTATCCGCAACTTCGGCGGCAACGGCTACGGCGAGCAGACGGTCCTGGAGGCCACCGCCTCGTCGACCAACACCGTCTACTACCAGATGCAGGAGGAGGCCGGTCGCGAGCGCGTGATCGACGCCGCCCGCCGCGCCGGTCTGCCGGTCGCCCGCGAGGTCAGCGAGGAGGGCGAACTGGTGCGCCGCGACACGATGTCGCCGGTGCGCTCGCTGACGCTGGGGGTGCACTCGTTCACCCCCCTGGAGATGGCCGGCGCGTTCGGCACCTACGCCGCCGAGGGCACCCACGTGCGCCCGCACCTGGTGACACGGGTGGAGACCGCGGAGGGCACCGTCGTCTACGAGGCGCCCACCAACGGGCAGCCCGACGTCGACGTCGAGGTGGCCCGCGCCGTCACCCAGGGGCTGCGGGGCGTGGTCGAGCGCGGCTCCGGGCAGGCGGCCCAGATCGGGCGTCCCGCAGCCGGCAAGACCGGCACCACCCAGAACAGCCAGGACGCCTGGTTCGTGGGCTACGTGCCGCAGCTGGCCACCTCGGTGTGGCTCGGCAACGCGGACAACTCCCCGATCGAGGGCGATGCGACCGGTGGTGGTCTGGCCGCACCGGTGTGGGGGCAGTACATGGCGCAGGCGGTCGAGGGGCTGGAGGTCCTCGACTTCACGCCACCGGACCTGGACCTCGAGGTACTCAACGAGGAGGTGCCCGAGTGCCCGTCCGGCTACGCCTTCGCGGACCCGCCGTCGGGTGACGCCGACCCGATGCCGGACGTCATCAGCGACATCACGAATGCCGACGGCCAGCCGTGCGTCGAACAGAACCCGGAGCCCGAACCGGAACCCGAGTGCCCGCCGGGCTACGTGTTCGCGGACCCGCCGTCGGGCGACGCCGACCCGATGCCGGACGTCATCAGCGACATCACCAACGCCAACGGCCAGCCGTGCGTCGAACAGAACCCGGAGCCCGAGCCGGAACCGGAGCCGACGGAGACCGAGGAACCCGAGCCCGAGCCGACCGAGGAGCCGGAGCCCGAACCCACGGAGACCGAGGAGCCCGAGCCCGAACCGCAGCCCACCGAGGAGCTGCCGGTCCCGGGCCCGACCGAGCCGGAGGAGACCGAGGACGCCGACGCCGACGCCTGA
- a CDS encoding SDR family NAD(P)-dependent oxidoreductase, whose product MDHLVVVTGASAGLGAALLAAAPAGAHRVDVSRSGRAPEGGSHLALDLAEPAAWPVFGQAFARLVSERDWDRITVVHNAGTLQPIGFAGEVDTDAYTRNVLLNSAAGQVLGHLVLQAVRDRDARRELLLISSGAATNPRAGWSSYGAAKAAGDQWVRAVGEEQAERGGVRVLSVAPGVVATAMQAHIRATDASDFPGVERFQALHDAGELLDPDDVARRLWDVLDDPDVPTGAVLDLRDRA is encoded by the coding sequence GTGGACCATCTCGTCGTCGTCACCGGCGCGTCGGCCGGTCTTGGGGCCGCGTTGCTGGCGGCCGCCCCGGCCGGCGCCCACCGCGTCGACGTCTCCCGTTCCGGCCGCGCGCCGGAGGGCGGTTCGCACCTCGCGCTCGACCTCGCCGAGCCAGCCGCCTGGCCGGTGTTCGGCCAGGCGTTCGCGCGGCTGGTCTCGGAACGCGACTGGGACCGGATCACGGTCGTCCACAACGCCGGCACGCTGCAGCCCATCGGCTTCGCCGGCGAGGTCGACACCGACGCCTACACCCGCAACGTGCTGCTCAACAGTGCGGCCGGGCAGGTACTCGGCCACCTCGTCCTGCAGGCGGTCCGTGACCGCGACGCGCGCCGCGAGTTGCTGCTGATCTCGTCCGGAGCCGCGACCAACCCGCGCGCCGGCTGGTCGTCGTACGGCGCCGCAAAGGCGGCCGGCGACCAGTGGGTACGGGCGGTCGGCGAGGAACAGGCCGAGCGTGGTGGCGTGCGGGTGCTGTCCGTGGCACCCGGCGTGGTCGCCACCGCCATGCAGGCCCACATCCGCGCCACCGACGCCAGCGACTTCCCCGGCGTGGAGCGCTTCCAGGCCCTCCACGACGCGGGCGAGCTGCTCGACCCCGACGACGTCGCCCGGCGGCTGTGGGACGTCCTGGACGATCCCGACGTGCCGACCGGGGCCGTGCTGGACCTGCGCGACCGGGCCTGA
- a CDS encoding alpha/beta fold hydrolase, whose translation MELRWVDADGVRAPVLTFGPPAAPPAVLVPGLSDGLAPVTLPATQALMRDAPLPMRHFRCLVVSYADRPTDADAPTTAGLAREVAAVLDAVTDQPAWLFAHSMGAMVAQHLAATRPDLVAGLVLSATCARADARLRRGLQDWQAAVEARDWHRFARAAVATSFTGLERSRRRLLLRLSSPPGHPDDRVARHVALTAAAVTHDAREQVLSIRCPTLVLAGEHDPLCPPERGRELAAAIPDATFEVFDGLAHGFPEQAPGRFARRVLAFLDAHGAQPDPTADPAVS comes from the coding sequence ATGGAGTTGCGATGGGTGGACGCCGACGGTGTCCGCGCTCCGGTCCTCACCTTCGGTCCACCGGCGGCACCGCCGGCCGTGCTGGTGCCCGGCCTCAGCGACGGACTGGCGCCGGTGACGCTGCCGGCGACGCAGGCGCTCATGCGCGACGCGCCGCTGCCGATGCGTCACTTCCGGTGCCTCGTGGTCTCCTATGCGGACCGGCCGACCGACGCCGACGCACCGACCACGGCCGGCCTCGCACGCGAGGTCGCCGCCGTCCTGGACGCGGTGACCGACCAGCCGGCGTGGCTGTTCGCGCATTCGATGGGTGCCATGGTCGCCCAGCACCTCGCAGCCACGCGTCCCGACCTGGTCGCCGGCCTGGTGCTGTCGGCCACCTGCGCACGCGCCGATGCCCGCCTGCGGCGTGGTCTGCAGGACTGGCAGGCCGCGGTCGAGGCGCGCGACTGGCACCGGTTCGCCCGCGCGGCGGTGGCGACGTCGTTCACCGGTTTGGAGCGCTCGCGCCGACGGTTGCTGCTGCGGCTCTCCAGCCCGCCGGGCCATCCCGACGACCGGGTCGCCCGCCACGTCGCACTGACCGCTGCGGCGGTGACGCACGACGCCCGGGAGCAGGTGCTCTCGATCCGCTGTCCGACGCTGGTGCTGGCCGGCGAGCACGATCCGCTGTGCCCACCGGAACGCGGCCGCGAGCTGGCCGCCGCGATCCCCGACGCCACCTTCGAGGTGTTCGACGGGCTCGCCCACGGCTTCCCCGAGCAGGCACCGGGTCGGTTCGCCCGACGCGTGCTGGCCTTCCTCGACGCCCACGGCGCCCAGCCGGACCCGACCGCAGATCCCGCCGTCAGCTGA
- a CDS encoding SDR family oxidoreductase, with the protein MRIGVDGRVALVTGASRGIGEAVVRHLLDAGVVGVVVTGRKAETLEPLAADLGDRVVPVVGNVADPDHAEAAVATAVDRFGSCDLLVNNAGTNPGAGPLMDVQMGAVDKTWEINLRAPLVWSRAAWHGSMRERGGAIVNIGSVGGLRPSPVIGAYNVSKAGLHHLTHQLALELAPDVRVNAVAAAVVKTRLSRLLWSADEEAAAKAHPLQRLGTPDDVARAVLFLLSDASSWITGVVLPVDGGATGASAGLPG; encoded by the coding sequence GTGCGGATCGGGGTCGACGGTCGGGTCGCGTTGGTCACCGGCGCCAGCCGCGGCATCGGGGAGGCGGTGGTCCGGCACCTGCTGGACGCCGGTGTGGTCGGTGTGGTCGTCACCGGACGCAAGGCCGAGACCCTGGAGCCGCTGGCGGCCGACCTGGGCGACCGGGTCGTCCCGGTGGTCGGCAACGTGGCCGATCCCGACCACGCGGAAGCCGCCGTCGCCACGGCGGTGGACCGGTTCGGCAGCTGCGACCTGCTGGTGAACAACGCCGGGACGAACCCGGGCGCCGGGCCGCTCATGGACGTGCAGATGGGCGCGGTCGACAAGACCTGGGAGATCAACCTGCGCGCGCCGCTGGTGTGGTCGCGCGCCGCCTGGCACGGCTCCATGCGCGAGCGCGGCGGCGCCATCGTCAACATCGGCTCGGTCGGTGGCCTGCGGCCGAGCCCGGTGATCGGGGCCTACAACGTCTCGAAGGCCGGGCTGCACCACCTGACCCACCAGCTGGCCCTGGAACTCGCCCCCGACGTCCGGGTCAACGCGGTCGCGGCCGCGGTCGTGAAGACCCGCCTGTCACGGCTGCTGTGGTCGGCCGACGAGGAGGCCGCGGCCAAGGCCCACCCGCTGCAGCGTCTGGGCACCCCCGACGACGTGGCGCGGGCCGTGCTGTTCCTCCTGTCCGACGCGTCGTCGTGGATCACCGGCGTCGTGCTGCCCGTCGACGGCGGTGCCACCGGGGCGTCCGCCGGCCTGCCCGGCTGA
- a CDS encoding 4a-hydroxytetrahydrobiopterin dehydratase — MSLLDAEAVDRGLAALDGWERDGDAIVRRLRFADFRAAIDFVGRVADLADAADHHPDLFNSYRRVEVRLTSHDAGGITRRDLDLAERIDGVVGEGAEPA; from the coding sequence ATGAGCCTTCTGGATGCGGAGGCCGTCGACCGTGGCCTGGCGGCCCTCGACGGTTGGGAACGTGATGGCGACGCCATCGTGCGGCGTCTGCGGTTCGCGGACTTCCGCGCCGCGATCGACTTCGTCGGCCGGGTCGCGGACCTCGCCGACGCGGCCGACCACCATCCCGATCTGTTCAACTCGTACCGGCGGGTCGAGGTGCGGCTGACCAGCCACGACGCCGGGGGCATCACCCGCCGCGACCTCGATCTCGCGGAACGCATCGACGGCGTGGTCGGGGAGGGGGCCGAACCCGCGTGA
- a CDS encoding LON peptidase substrate-binding domain-containing protein, translated as MRTLPMFPLGTVLLPHMVLPLHVFEPRYRELMRQIMAGDREFGVVLIQRGHEVGGGDERYALGTVARVLEAEELDDGRWLVITIGTRRVRVERWLPDAPYPLAEVTELEEERATAPAVALRDTLTPRLRRVLAMQLELGQDGVPPTVELSDDPDVGCWQVAVVAPLTPLDAQRILETDAGLERMQLLDGMLVDLEESLAWQLRGDE; from the coding sequence GTGCGCACGCTGCCGATGTTCCCGTTGGGAACCGTCCTGCTGCCGCACATGGTGCTACCGCTGCACGTCTTCGAGCCCCGCTACCGCGAGCTCATGCGCCAGATCATGGCCGGCGACCGCGAGTTCGGCGTGGTCCTGATCCAGCGTGGACACGAGGTCGGCGGCGGCGACGAACGCTACGCCCTCGGCACGGTCGCGCGGGTCCTGGAGGCCGAGGAGCTGGACGACGGACGCTGGCTCGTCATCACGATCGGTACGCGCCGCGTCCGCGTGGAGCGATGGCTGCCGGACGCGCCCTACCCGCTGGCCGAGGTGACCGAGCTGGAGGAGGAGCGCGCGACGGCGCCGGCGGTGGCGCTGCGTGACACGCTGACCCCCCGCCTGCGCCGTGTGCTGGCCATGCAGCTCGAGCTCGGCCAGGACGGCGTCCCGCCGACGGTGGAGTTGTCCGACGATCCGGACGTCGGCTGCTGGCAGGTGGCCGTCGTGGCACCGCTCACGCCCCTCGACGCGCAGCGCATCCTGGAGACCGACGCCGGTCTCGAGCGCATGCAGCTACTCGACGGGATGCTCGTCGACCTCGAGGAGTCGCTCGCCTGGCAGCTGCGCGGCGACGAGTGA
- a CDS encoding GNAT family N-acetyltransferase, which yields MSLVTFHGANGSEPYAFRRRMDRPGRVLDRLDALLPRDATVLDVGAGDGATAVRLAERGRQVVAMEARAAPTERRHRDVTWLRGRTGALPFADGSLDGAYAAWAYFRPSVLDPSRGLAELHRVVRRGGPIVLVGNAGDDDFTGPGTAGRGEPLGWFADRGFAVDVIDTLSGIDDAVGSAPAREVHHRVFVATKASRGPGEVRVRGMRRSEAPRVGRLTLEAYDRFGSIEGPYRAFLAEPLQRLDRASALLVAEYEGEVVGTVTYVVPGDAEWEGPEPAHGDAGFRVLAVDPDVQGRGIGPRLVEACVQRAGEQRRHRLFISSMVWMTRAHRMYERAGFVRRPDLDVMFPAGPGVVFTLDLTDEAADRFPPPGPAPSELPWFADAWAH from the coding sequence TTGTCCCTCGTCACCTTCCACGGCGCGAACGGGTCCGAGCCGTACGCGTTCCGGCGTCGGATGGACCGCCCGGGGCGCGTCCTCGACCGTCTCGACGCCCTGCTCCCCCGCGACGCGACCGTGCTCGACGTCGGCGCCGGTGACGGCGCCACCGCAGTCCGCCTGGCCGAGCGCGGTCGCCAAGTCGTCGCCATGGAAGCCCGTGCCGCCCCGACCGAGCGTCGCCACCGCGACGTCACCTGGCTCCGCGGTCGAACCGGCGCCCTGCCCTTCGCCGATGGCAGTCTCGACGGCGCCTATGCCGCCTGGGCGTACTTCCGCCCGTCGGTGCTCGACCCCTCGCGCGGGCTGGCGGAACTGCACCGTGTCGTCCGCCGCGGCGGCCCCATCGTGCTCGTCGGCAACGCCGGCGACGACGACTTCACCGGCCCCGGCACCGCCGGGCGGGGCGAGCCGCTGGGCTGGTTCGCGGACCGGGGCTTCGCCGTGGACGTGATCGACACCCTCTCCGGGATCGACGACGCGGTCGGCTCGGCACCGGCGCGAGAGGTCCATCACCGCGTGTTCGTGGCGACGAAGGCGTCGCGCGGCCCCGGCGAGGTCCGCGTCCGCGGGATGCGGCGGTCCGAGGCACCGCGGGTCGGACGGTTGACGCTCGAGGCCTACGACCGGTTCGGGTCCATCGAGGGGCCCTACCGGGCGTTCCTCGCGGAACCGCTGCAGCGGCTGGACCGGGCATCGGCGCTGCTGGTGGCGGAGTACGAGGGCGAGGTGGTCGGCACGGTGACCTACGTGGTCCCCGGCGACGCCGAGTGGGAGGGCCCGGAGCCGGCGCATGGCGACGCCGGGTTCCGGGTTCTGGCCGTCGACCCGGACGTGCAGGGCCGCGGGATCGGACCCCGGCTGGTCGAGGCCTGCGTGCAGCGCGCCGGCGAGCAACGCCGCCACCGACTGTTCATCTCCTCCATGGTGTGGATGACCCGCGCCCACCGGATGTACGAGCGCGCCGGCTTCGTGCGCCGGCCCGACCTGGATGTCATGTTCCCGGCCGGTCCCGGCGTGGTCTTCACGCTCGACCTCACCGACGAGGCGGCCGACCGCTTCCCGCCGCCGGGTCCGGCGCCCAGCGAACTGCCCTGGTTCGCCGACGCCTGGGCCCACTGA
- a CDS encoding SOS response-associated peptidase — MCGRFLSLTQPEQLAEQFEVDEVRTEPLPKRWNVAPTQDVYAIIDKDGTRRLGTLRWGFVPYWTKQLKGARQPINARIETVSTTKMFGDAFRRHRCLLPADGFYEWQSRPDQDRKQPYHLADPDSCPLAFAGIWTVWRDPKDPDADPVFSTAIVTTEAKGQMRELHDRMPVMLPRRLWDDWLDASEEEAPHLVDAVAALGAPRLTATPIVDRVNNVRNEGPELLERAAED; from the coding sequence ATGTGTGGGCGATTCCTGTCCCTGACCCAGCCCGAGCAGCTCGCTGAGCAGTTCGAGGTCGACGAGGTGCGCACCGAGCCGCTGCCGAAGCGGTGGAACGTCGCCCCGACCCAGGACGTGTACGCGATCATCGACAAGGACGGCACCCGCCGGCTGGGCACCTTGCGGTGGGGTTTCGTGCCCTACTGGACCAAGCAGCTCAAGGGAGCACGCCAGCCCATCAACGCCCGCATCGAGACGGTCTCGACCACCAAGATGTTCGGGGACGCCTTCCGACGCCACCGCTGCCTGCTGCCCGCGGACGGCTTCTACGAGTGGCAGAGCCGTCCCGACCAGGACCGCAAGCAGCCCTACCACCTGGCCGACCCGGACAGTTGCCCCCTGGCCTTCGCCGGCATCTGGACGGTGTGGCGCGACCCGAAGGACCCGGACGCCGACCCGGTGTTCTCCACGGCGATCGTCACGACCGAGGCCAAGGGCCAGATGCGCGAACTGCACGACCGGATGCCGGTGATGCTGCCGCGCCGGCTGTGGGACGACTGGCTCGACGCCTCCGAGGAGGAGGCGCCCCACCTCGTGGATGCCGTCGCCGCCCTCGGTGCGCCGCGCCTGACCGCCACTCCGATCGTCGACCGGGTCAACAACGTCCGCAACGAAGGCCCGGAACTGCTCGAGCGCGCCGCCGAGGACTGA